In Flavobacteriales bacterium, the sequence ATCCTCATCAATCTCTCAACGGAATGAGTCCTTGGTCATACAAACAGAGTAAATCTGTACAACAAATTGAATCGAATTCGATAGTTTAGAACTGTCTCATAACGGGGAAGTCTTCATCTTCATAATGTGAGAATTAGGGGTTAAGTTGTGAAAAGATAAGAAAATTATACAACGGTTGCCGGTCGGGACATCGGGAAGCGAATCACAAAAAACTTTGTTATGCTTTCGCTATGGTCTATTTTTGCCGTGGTCTGACTCAAAAAATGAAAATATAGACACCATGAGCGTACTCGTCAACAATGAATCAAAAGTGATCGTGCAAGGGTTCACCGGAAGTGAGGGAACTTTTCACGCCAGTCAAATGATCGAATTTGGAACCGACGTTGTTGGGGGTGTAACTCCGGGCAAAGGTGGCCAAACCCACCTCGATCGTCCGGTTTACAACACGGTTTCTGACGCAGTGGATGCAACCGGGGCCGATGTTTCTATCATTTTCGTTCCGCCCGCATTTGCCGCAGATGCTATCATGGAAGCTGCCGATGCCGGCATCAAGGTGATCGTGACCATCACAGAGGGTATTCCCGTTCAGGATATGTCCAAGGTGAAGCAGTACGTCGCCGACAAAGACTGTCGTTTGATCGGATCAAACTGCCCGGGCGTGATCAGCGCGGGACAAGCGAAAGTGGGTATCATGCCCGGGTTCGTTTTCCATCCTGGAAGGGTCGGAATCGTTTCGAAGTCGGGAACCCTTACTTACGAAGCTGCCGACCAGATCGTAAAGGCCGGATTGGGAATTTCAACCGCTATCGGAATCGGAGGAGACCCGATTATCGGCACTACCACTAAAGAAGCCGTAGAATTGTTGATGAACGACCCGGACACGGACGGAATCGTTATGATCGGTGAGATCGGCGGAAACTTGGAGGCATTGGCTGCCAATTGGATCCAAGAGAACGGTACCAAGCCCGTTGTTGGATTTATCGCCGGGGAAACTGCACCGGCCGGACGTACCATGGGGCACGCCGGAGCTATCGTAGGTGGAGCGGAGGATACGGCTCAAGCGAAAAAGGCCATCATGCGCGGCTGCGGTATTCATGTAGTTGATTCTCCTGCACACGTCGGCAAACGTATGGCCGAAGTGTTGGGTTGATCCGCAACTAAGAAAAATCATTTTTTACGGGCTTAGAGCGTACTAA encodes:
- the sucD gene encoding succinate--CoA ligase subunit alpha — its product is MSVLVNNESKVIVQGFTGSEGTFHASQMIEFGTDVVGGVTPGKGGQTHLDRPVYNTVSDAVDATGADVSIIFVPPAFAADAIMEAADAGIKVIVTITEGIPVQDMSKVKQYVADKDCRLIGSNCPGVISAGQAKVGIMPGFVFHPGRVGIVSKSGTLTYEAADQIVKAGLGISTAIGIGGDPIIGTTTKEAVELLMNDPDTDGIVMIGEIGGNLEALAANWIQENGTKPVVGFIAGETAPAGRTMGHAGAIVGGAEDTAQAKKAIMRGCGIHVVDSPAHVGKRMAEVLG